Proteins encoded within one genomic window of Deinococcus grandis:
- a CDS encoding ABC transporter substrate-binding protein, with protein sequence MNRLLPVMIGAALLGSAQARTLAEIKKAGVIRIGTNAEFKPFTYFEGLSMRGFEYDLGNAVASQLGVRAEWSSQPFDNLLISLNGDRFDLVISSHGITPERQKAVDFSTPHYCSGGVIVSRPGGPKTAAQLKGTTVATQVGTTYVGQIAKVVGTKNVRTFPNNADALQALRAGRVDAMVNERFYSLEALKTAKGKLQQGDLLFQEKLGMAVAKGNSSLLKAVNGALKTVQGNGTYAKISKSYFGQDIRCR encoded by the coding sequence ATGAACCGACTGCTTCCCGTGATGATCGGCGCCGCCCTGCTGGGCAGCGCCCAGGCCCGCACCCTCGCCGAGATCAAGAAGGCGGGCGTGATCCGCATCGGCACGAACGCCGAATTCAAACCCTTCACGTACTTCGAGGGCCTGAGCATGCGCGGCTTCGAGTACGACCTCGGCAACGCCGTGGCCTCGCAGCTCGGCGTGCGCGCCGAATGGAGCAGCCAGCCGTTCGACAACCTGCTGATCAGCCTGAACGGCGACCGTTTCGATCTCGTGATCTCCTCGCACGGCATCACGCCCGAACGCCAGAAGGCCGTGGATTTCAGCACGCCCCACTACTGCAGCGGCGGCGTGATCGTCAGCCGCCCCGGCGGCCCGAAAACGGCCGCGCAGCTCAAGGGCACGACGGTCGCCACGCAGGTCGGCACCACCTACGTCGGTCAGATCGCCAAGGTGGTCGGCACGAAGAACGTCCGCACCTTCCCGAACAACGCCGACGCCCTGCAGGCCCTGCGTGCGGGCCGCGTGGACGCCATGGTGAACGAACGCTTCTACAGCCTCGAAGCGCTCAAGACCGCCAAAGGCAAGCTGCAGCAGGGTGACCTGCTGTTCCAGGAGAAGCTCGGCATGGCCGTCGCCAAGGGAAACAGTAGCCTGCTGAAGGCCGTGAACGGCGCCCTGAAGACCGTGCAGGGCAACGGCACGTACGCCAAGATCAGCAAGTCGTACTTCGGTCAGGACATCCGCTGCCGCTGA
- a CDS encoding fumarylacetoacetate hydrolase family protein — protein MKTANFMARGRQHRGVLRDGMLIDAAGEAHRPDEVQFLLPVTPGKVIALALNYADHNAELGFKTPEEPVMFLKPNTSLLPHGGTVEYPRGAQFMHYEVELGIVIGRDARRVKAKDAEDYIGGYTIANDLVVRDYVSNYYRPPMRAKGWDTFGPLGPYLVSADEVPDPYNLGLRAFVNGELRQEGNTRDMILRGPELIEFMSRFMTLQAGDVILTGTPKGVSHVKPGDVMRLEIDGLGALENDVGWESEDAEPLIAQEGQRI, from the coding sequence ATGAAAACTGCGAATTTTATGGCCCGTGGCCGGCAGCACCGTGGCGTGCTCCGGGATGGCATGTTGATCGACGCGGCCGGTGAGGCGCACCGTCCGGACGAGGTGCAGTTCCTGCTGCCGGTGACTCCCGGGAAGGTGATCGCGCTGGCGCTGAATTACGCCGATCACAATGCGGAACTGGGCTTCAAGACGCCGGAGGAGCCGGTGATGTTCCTGAAGCCGAACACGAGTCTGCTGCCGCACGGCGGGACGGTGGAGTACCCGCGTGGGGCGCAGTTCATGCACTATGAGGTGGAACTGGGCATCGTGATCGGGCGGGACGCGCGGCGCGTGAAGGCGAAGGACGCCGAAGACTACATCGGTGGGTACACCATCGCGAACGATCTGGTGGTGCGGGATTACGTGAGCAACTACTACCGTCCGCCCATGCGCGCCAAGGGCTGGGATACCTTCGGGCCGCTGGGGCCGTACCTCGTGTCGGCGGACGAGGTGCCGGACCCGTACAACCTGGGCCTGCGGGCCTTCGTGAACGGGGAGCTGCGCCAGGAGGGGAACACGCGCGACATGATCCTGCGTGGGCCGGAACTGATCGAGTTCATGAGCCGCTTCATGACCCTGCAGGCGGGCGACGTGATCCTGACCGGCACACCGAAGGGCGTGTCGCACGTGAAGCCGGGCGACGTGATGCGCCTGGAGATCGACGGGCTGGGCGCCCTGGAGAACGACGTGGGGTGGGAGTCGGAGGACGCCGAGCCGCTGATCGCGCAGGAAGGGCAGCGCATCTGA
- the hpaD gene encoding 3,4-dihydroxyphenylacetate 2,3-dioxygenase translates to MQTPNTIRIAHGIFYVTDLAASRHFYVDLLGLNVLHETEGALYLRANEDREWTLKLELAPEAGVKHLAYRVGTDADLDALTAFLDTQGIPWRWETELDRPRLLRFQDPYGVPVAFYAQSVKHPWLLQDYHLHRGAGLQRIDHINVMTPDVEGVMRWYMDHLGFRLSEYTEDDHGRIWAAWIQRRGSVHDLALTNGMGPRLHHFAYWMPDMQSIIRTCDILAGARMPEHIERGPGRHGVSNAFFLYIRDPDGHRIELYTCDYLTVDPDFEPIRWHLDDPRRQTLWGAKTPKSWFEEGSLLEAYEGGWVQPRESDLKGLPVHVI, encoded by the coding sequence ATGCAGACGCCGAACACCATCCGCATCGCGCACGGCATCTTCTACGTGACGGACCTCGCCGCCTCCCGGCACTTCTACGTGGACCTGCTGGGCCTGAACGTCCTGCACGAGACCGAGGGTGCTCTGTACCTGCGCGCCAACGAGGACCGCGAGTGGACGCTGAAACTCGAACTCGCCCCCGAGGCGGGCGTCAAACACCTCGCGTACCGTGTCGGCACGGACGCCGACCTGGACGCCCTGACCGCGTTCCTCGATACGCAGGGCATCCCCTGGCGCTGGGAGACCGAACTCGACCGGCCGCGCCTGCTGCGCTTCCAGGACCCGTACGGCGTGCCCGTCGCGTTCTACGCGCAGTCCGTCAAGCACCCCTGGCTGCTGCAGGACTACCACCTGCACCGCGGCGCGGGCCTGCAACGCATCGACCACATCAACGTCATGACGCCCGACGTGGAGGGCGTGATGCGCTGGTACATGGATCACCTCGGCTTCCGCCTCAGCGAGTACACCGAGGACGACCACGGGCGCATCTGGGCGGCCTGGATCCAGCGGCGCGGCAGTGTGCACGACCTCGCCCTGACCAACGGCATGGGGCCGAGGCTGCATCACTTCGCGTACTGGATGCCCGATATGCAGAGCATCATCCGCACCTGCGACATCCTCGCCGGCGCGCGCATGCCCGAACACATCGAACGCGGCCCCGGCCGCCACGGCGTCAGCAACGCCTTCTTCCTGTACATCCGCGACCCCGACGGGCACCGCATCGAGCTGTACACCTGCGACTACCTGACCGTCGACCCGGACTTCGAACCGATCCGCTGGCACCTCGACGACCCCCGCCGCCAGACCCTCTGGGGCGCCAAAACCCCGAAAAGCTGGTTCGAGGAGGGCTCCCTGCTCGAAGCCTACGAGGGCGGCTGGGTGCAGCCCCGCGAGAGCGACCTCAAGGGCCTGCCCGTCCACGTGATTTAA
- a CDS encoding PucR family transcriptional regulator translates to MSVTLAALRVALGLSATPDLDPLPDAEAAVRALPGAPAADVRAAFARLQAAALRPHLPGLRALLDGAQRALNHPQPEAALARWLAGVTGGEVTVRASWGDVVAHAGRVPEEAAGAAVLTEVPLAFERRPVGTLQLRAAPGWADLAALIADLLRLARLQAAAAGAARRRVGERQFEALLAGDAAHLPPGEGFTVAALRLDGPPPRSARAREARTAQLDVLCSVGEGFFYRRGVTCLTAVRAQDDGDVAAWLWPGLDSGLPQGLHDALLNATRSAFRLGVSRPHADAGAVGTALREATQALTAAPLRGAATFAQPDPLQPLLDSPERAAHAAEWQARLRAGDPDGKLAATLRAYLGHVGPLGTLAQELNLHLNTLRYRLRRAEELLGGGLNDPAFVARVYLAFGP, encoded by the coding sequence GTGAGCGTGACGCTCGCCGCGCTGCGCGTGGCGCTGGGCCTCTCCGCGACCCCCGACCTCGACCCCCTGCCGGACGCGGAGGCGGCCGTGCGGGCCTTACCCGGCGCTCCGGCGGCGGACGTGCGCGCCGCGTTCGCGCGCCTCCAGGCAGCCGCGCTCCGCCCGCACCTGCCGGGCCTGCGGGCGCTGCTGGACGGCGCGCAGCGCGCCCTGAACCACCCGCAGCCGGAGGCGGCGCTGGCGCGCTGGCTGGCCGGCGTCACAGGAGGCGAGGTGACGGTGCGGGCCAGCTGGGGCGACGTGGTGGCGCACGCCGGGCGCGTTCCGGAGGAGGCAGCGGGGGCGGCGGTGCTCACCGAGGTCCCGCTGGCCTTCGAGCGCCGGCCGGTGGGCACCCTCCAGCTGCGCGCCGCGCCCGGCTGGGCGGATCTGGCCGCGCTGATCGCTGATCTGCTGCGCCTCGCGCGGCTGCAGGCGGCGGCGGCGGGCGCGGCGCGGCGGCGGGTGGGCGAGCGGCAATTCGAGGCGCTGCTCGCGGGGGACGCGGCGCACCTGCCGCCCGGCGAGGGCTTCACGGTGGCCGCGCTGCGCCTGGACGGCCCGCCGCCCCGCTCGGCCCGCGCGCGCGAGGCCCGCACGGCGCAGCTGGACGTGCTGTGCAGCGTCGGCGAGGGCTTCTTCTACCGCCGGGGCGTGACCTGCCTGACCGCCGTGCGCGCCCAGGACGACGGGGACGTGGCCGCGTGGCTGTGGCCCGGGCTGGACAGCGGCCTCCCGCAGGGCCTGCACGACGCGCTGCTGAACGCCACCCGGTCCGCTTTCCGCCTGGGCGTGAGCCGCCCGCACGCCGACGCCGGCGCAGTCGGGACGGCGCTGCGGGAGGCCACCCAGGCCCTGACCGCAGCCCCGCTGCGCGGCGCGGCCACCTTCGCGCAGCCCGACCCGCTGCAACCGCTGCTCGACAGCCCGGAGCGGGCCGCGCACGCTGCCGAGTGGCAGGCCCGGCTGCGCGCCGGTGACCCCGACGGCAAGCTGGCCGCCACCCTGCGCGCCTACCTGGGCCACGTCGGCCCGCTGGGGACCCTGGCGCAGGAGCTGAACCTGCACCTGAACACCCTGCGCTACCGCCTGCGCCGCGCCGAGGAGCTGCTGGGGGGAGGGCTGAACGACCCGGCGTTCGTCGCGCGGGTGTACCTCGCGTTCGGACCGTGA
- a CDS encoding transposase family protein, whose product MRLEKLKSRGRSFERLVGLSPAEFDQLLIELEPLWERSHHRSLARAGRVRRIGAGNTFKLDLSQRLLVTLLYLRQSFTMHVLGILFNLDAANICRNIHALLPVLEQALPAPLRPRTLQAEPDNAPGGVSRNPRKIRSLEEFLDIFPELTDVIVDGTEQPRGQPKVKKGENPGKKAVGRPKDKKRFYSVKKRTHTLKTQVAVTPEGQIVHLSATASGRTHDMKVLRRSRLMNRLPRHVRVWGDRGYTGMEKVYPDWETIVPAKRPKNGELSKEQRELNRLISKVRISAENAIGRIKKFRVCKEFFRNQTSQHGVMWGCVAGLVNLRWQRRHHLCTP is encoded by the coding sequence TTGCGGCTTGAGAAGCTGAAATCCAGGGGGCGGTCCTTTGAACGGCTGGTGGGGTTGAGTCCTGCCGAGTTCGACCAGCTGCTGATTGAACTGGAGCCCTTGTGGGAACGGAGTCATCACCGCTCCCTTGCCCGCGCCGGACGGGTCCGGCGCATCGGAGCGGGCAACACCTTCAAGCTCGACCTCAGCCAGCGGCTGCTGGTGACGCTGCTCTATCTGCGACAGTCCTTCACCATGCATGTTCTGGGCATCCTGTTCAATCTGGACGCGGCGAACATCTGCCGGAACATCCACGCCCTGCTGCCGGTCCTGGAGCAGGCGTTGCCTGCTCCCCTCCGTCCCCGGACGCTCCAGGCCGAGCCGGATAACGCTCCTGGAGGGGTGAGCAGGAACCCGAGGAAAATACGCTCGCTGGAGGAGTTTCTGGATATCTTCCCCGAACTGACCGACGTGATCGTGGATGGGACTGAGCAACCTCGCGGGCAGCCGAAAGTGAAGAAGGGGGAGAACCCCGGCAAGAAGGCGGTCGGGCGGCCCAAGGACAAGAAGCGCTTTTACAGCGTCAAGAAAAGGACCCACACCCTGAAAACTCAGGTGGCGGTGACGCCCGAAGGACAGATCGTGCACCTCAGTGCGACCGCCAGCGGTCGCACCCACGACATGAAGGTGCTGCGACGTTCCCGACTGATGAACCGACTGCCCAGGCACGTCCGGGTGTGGGGAGACCGGGGCTATACCGGAATGGAGAAGGTCTATCCGGACTGGGAAACCATCGTGCCCGCCAAACGACCGAAGAACGGCGAGTTGAGCAAGGAGCAACGTGAGCTGAATCGGCTGATCTCCAAGGTGCGGATCAGCGCTGAGAATGCCATCGGCCGCATCAAGAAATTTCGCGTCTGCAAGGAGTTTTTCAGGAATCAGACCTCACAGCACGGCGTGATGTGGGGGTGTGTCGCTGGGCTCGTCAATCTCCGTTGGCAACGCCGCCACCACCTCTGCACGCCCTGA
- a CDS encoding IS5 family transposase, with translation MTRAAYPNDLTDAEWSVLFPLLPQTSSVGRPRKWSLREILDGIFSVLRGGIAWRATPHDLPPGQTIYHDHRLWRIHGVWQALHTTLRELVRQHEGRPATPSAAIIDSRSVKTTEAGGPRGYDGGKKVDGRKRHLLVDTLGLVMAIKVHEADIQDRTGAVLLLRDLPNVFPRMEHVWADAGYTGKLASDIKTHLGWTMEIVTHPWSGWQGTWAPKDAPPRVVEVPKGFVVLKRRWVVERTFAWLGKSRRMAKDYEALIETAENLVYEVMIRLMVRRLAKDTP, from the coding sequence ATGACCCGAGCTGCGTATCCAAACGATCTGACCGATGCCGAGTGGAGCGTACTTTTTCCCCTTCTGCCTCAAACGTCATCCGTTGGTCGTCCACGGAAGTGGTCACTGCGAGAGATCCTGGACGGGATCTTCTCCGTCCTGCGGGGCGGAATCGCTTGGCGGGCGACGCCACACGACCTCCCTCCAGGGCAGACGATCTACCACGATCACCGTCTGTGGCGAATTCATGGTGTCTGGCAAGCACTCCACACCACCCTGCGAGAGCTCGTCCGTCAGCATGAGGGTCGCCCAGCGACCCCCAGCGCCGCGATCATCGACAGCCGATCGGTGAAAACGACCGAAGCCGGTGGACCCCGCGGCTACGACGGTGGAAAGAAAGTCGATGGCCGTAAGCGTCACCTGCTCGTCGACACCCTGGGACTCGTCATGGCGATCAAAGTCCATGAGGCCGATATCCAGGACCGCACCGGTGCGGTCCTCCTGCTGCGCGACCTGCCCAATGTGTTCCCACGCATGGAGCACGTGTGGGCGGATGCGGGGTACACCGGTAAGCTGGCGAGCGACATCAAGACCCATCTGGGTTGGACGATGGAGATCGTCACACATCCTTGGTCCGGGTGGCAGGGGACCTGGGCACCAAAGGACGCACCTCCACGCGTCGTGGAGGTGCCAAAAGGGTTTGTGGTGCTGAAGCGGCGTTGGGTGGTGGAGCGAACCTTCGCCTGGTTGGGGAAGTCGCGGCGGATGGCCAAGGACTACGAAGCGCTGATCGAAACCGCCGAGAACTTGGTCTACGAAGTCATGATTCGGTTGATGGTGCGTCGCCTGGCAAAAGATACACCCTGA
- the hpaB gene encoding 4-hydroxyphenylacetate 3-monooxygenase, oxygenase component, with the protein MARTGQQFLDRLRHNPPNLYIDGQRVEDATTHPATRNIAHSLAGLYDLQHDARYRDVLTFEEGGERHATAFMVPRTREDLRRIGEAHRIRANYSLGTLGRAPDYMNTNVMAAGMASAYFDGCESSGEPGSGRNFSENMRRYFEYVRDHDLCLTHALTNPQVNRGKQASELPDPYIAMGIVEETSDGVIVRGARMLATLPIADEILIFPSTVIRENGDRSRYAIGFGLPTNTPGLYFQCREPFDLGRDVEDHPLSSRFDEQDAFVIFDDVLVPWERVFLMYDMTLANQAYARTDAVLHMAYQVVNQKVSKTEAFLGLAQSIVDTVGSGGFQHVQSKVSEIIVTLEIMKALEVAAVEGAQLNAYGVMTPARGPLDAARNYYPAIYPRLNEIIQLLGASGIIMMPGKADREGPLGAFIEKHLQATNASAEERLKLFRLAWDLTLSSFGARQNLYEKHFFGDPIRMHSALYEVYDKKPYVQRIREFIHQPQPNQSKTVAAD; encoded by the coding sequence ATGGCCCGTACCGGACAGCAGTTCCTCGACCGCCTGCGCCACAACCCGCCCAACCTGTACATCGACGGGCAGCGGGTGGAGGACGCCACCACCCACCCCGCCACGCGCAACATCGCCCATTCCCTGGCCGGGCTGTACGACCTGCAACACGACGCGCGCTACCGTGACGTCCTGACCTTCGAGGAGGGCGGTGAGCGCCACGCGACCGCGTTCATGGTGCCCCGCACCAGGGAGGACCTGCGCCGGATCGGCGAGGCGCACCGCATTCGCGCGAACTACTCGCTGGGCACGCTGGGCCGCGCGCCGGACTACATGAACACGAACGTCATGGCCGCCGGGATGGCGAGCGCGTACTTCGACGGGTGCGAGTCCAGCGGCGAGCCGGGCTCGGGCCGGAACTTCAGCGAGAACATGCGCCGCTACTTCGAGTACGTGCGCGACCACGACCTGTGCCTCACGCACGCCCTGACGAACCCGCAGGTGAACCGCGGCAAGCAGGCGTCCGAACTGCCCGACCCGTACATCGCCATGGGCATCGTCGAGGAAACTTCAGATGGTGTGATCGTGCGCGGCGCGCGGATGCTCGCCACCCTCCCGATTGCCGATGAGATCCTGATCTTCCCCTCGACCGTCATCCGGGAGAACGGCGACCGCAGCCGCTACGCCATCGGCTTCGGGCTGCCCACGAACACGCCGGGCCTGTACTTCCAGTGCCGCGAACCCTTCGACCTGGGCCGCGACGTGGAAGACCACCCGCTGTCCAGCCGCTTCGACGAGCAGGATGCGTTCGTGATCTTCGACGACGTCCTCGTGCCGTGGGAACGCGTGTTCCTGATGTACGACATGACCCTCGCCAACCAGGCCTACGCCAGGACCGACGCCGTGCTGCACATGGCGTACCAGGTCGTGAACCAGAAGGTCAGCAAGACCGAGGCGTTCCTGGGTCTCGCGCAGAGCATCGTGGACACCGTCGGCAGCGGGGGGTTCCAGCACGTGCAGAGCAAGGTCAGCGAGATCATCGTGACCCTGGAGATCATGAAGGCGCTGGAGGTGGCCGCCGTGGAAGGCGCGCAGCTCAACGCGTACGGCGTCATGACGCCCGCACGCGGCCCGCTGGACGCCGCGCGGAACTACTACCCGGCGATCTACCCGCGCCTGAACGAGATCATTCAGCTCCTCGGCGCGTCCGGGATCATCATGATGCCCGGCAAGGCCGACCGCGAGGGACCGCTGGGGGCGTTCATCGAGAAGCACCTGCAGGCCACGAACGCCAGCGCCGAGGAGCGGCTGAAACTCTTCCGGCTGGCGTGGGACCTGACCCTGAGCAGCTTCGGCGCGCGGCAGAACCTGTACGAGAAGCACTTCTTCGGCGACCCCATCCGCATGCACAGCGCCCTGTACGAGGTGTACGACAAGAAACCGTACGTGCAGCGCATCCGCGAGTTCATCCACCAGCCTCAACCCAACCAGTCCAAAACCGTGGCGGCGGACTGA
- the hpaE gene encoding 5-carboxymethyl-2-hydroxymuconate semialdehyde dehydrogenase: MTVTTPSPVDALHERLRAPLPHFIGGQWVPAQSGDTFEFHAPADNRVLGRAASGDARDIDRAAQAAHAAFPAWKALSGKKRRALLYRVADLIEARAHDIAVAESTDTGQPIRFMKSAAVRAAENFRFFADRAEGAQDGLSLPTDGFLNYTVRQPIGPVGVITPWNTPFMLSSWKIAPALAAGCTVVHKPAEWSPVTATILAEIIHEAGIPAGVVNLVHGFGESAGKALTEHPLIRAIAFIGESRTGSLIQKQGADTLKRVHLELGGKNPVVVFDDADLSRALDAAIFMIYSLNGQRCTSSSRLLVQRGVHDAFVEQLAARVANIRVGDPLDPATEVGPLIHPRQFEKVCSYFDAARADGATIKVGGERIGETGNYVRPTLLTDARNDMRIAQEEIFGPVLTVIPFDTDGDALRLANDVPYGLAAYLWTNDLTRAHTFAHGLDSGMIWVNSENVRHLPTPFGGMKASGIGRDGGDYSFDFYMETKNVAINLNGHRAQQLGMPGPGES; this comes from the coding sequence ATGACCGTCACGACTCCGTCCCCCGTGGACGCCCTGCACGAGCGGCTGCGCGCACCCCTGCCCCACTTCATCGGCGGGCAGTGGGTGCCCGCGCAGTCCGGCGACACCTTCGAGTTCCACGCGCCCGCCGACAACCGCGTGCTCGGCCGCGCGGCCAGCGGCGACGCCCGTGACATCGACCGCGCCGCGCAGGCCGCGCACGCCGCCTTCCCCGCCTGGAAAGCCCTGAGCGGCAAGAAGCGCCGCGCGCTGCTGTACCGCGTGGCCGACCTGATCGAGGCTCGCGCGCACGACATCGCCGTCGCCGAGAGCACCGACACCGGGCAGCCCATCCGCTTCATGAAGAGTGCCGCCGTGCGCGCCGCCGAGAACTTCCGCTTCTTCGCGGACCGCGCCGAGGGCGCGCAGGACGGCCTGAGCCTGCCCACCGACGGCTTCCTGAACTACACCGTCCGCCAGCCCATCGGGCCGGTCGGCGTGATTACCCCCTGGAACACGCCGTTCATGCTGAGTTCCTGGAAGATCGCGCCCGCGCTGGCCGCCGGGTGCACGGTCGTGCACAAGCCCGCCGAGTGGAGCCCCGTGACCGCCACGATCCTCGCGGAGATCATACACGAGGCGGGCATTCCTGCCGGGGTGGTGAACCTCGTGCACGGTTTCGGCGAGAGCGCCGGGAAGGCCCTGACCGAGCACCCCCTGATCAGAGCCATCGCGTTCATCGGGGAGAGCCGCACCGGCAGCCTGATCCAGAAACAGGGCGCGGACACCCTCAAACGCGTGCACCTCGAACTGGGCGGGAAGAACCCGGTCGTGGTGTTCGACGACGCCGACCTGAGCCGCGCGCTGGACGCCGCGATCTTCATGATCTACTCCCTGAACGGTCAGCGCTGCACCAGTTCCAGCCGCCTGCTCGTCCAGCGCGGCGTGCACGACGCCTTCGTCGAGCAGCTCGCGGCGCGCGTGGCGAACATCCGCGTCGGCGATCCCCTCGACCCCGCCACCGAGGTCGGCCCGCTGATCCACCCCCGGCAGTTCGAGAAGGTCTGCTCGTACTTCGACGCGGCCCGCGCGGACGGCGCGACCATCAAGGTCGGCGGCGAGCGGATCGGGGAGACCGGGAACTACGTGCGCCCCACCCTCCTCACCGACGCGCGCAACGACATGCGCATCGCGCAGGAGGAGATCTTCGGCCCGGTCCTGACCGTCATCCCGTTCGATACGGACGGGGACGCCCTGCGCCTCGCGAACGACGTGCCGTACGGCCTCGCGGCGTACCTGTGGACGAACGACCTGACCCGCGCGCACACCTTCGCGCACGGCCTGGACAGCGGCATGATCTGGGTGAACAGCGAGAACGTCCGCCACCTGCCCACCCCGTTCGGCGGCATGAAGGCCAGCGGCATCGGCCGTGACGGCGGCGACTACTCGTTCGACTTCTACATGGAGACGAAGAACGTCGCCATCAACCTGAACGGGCACCGCGCCCAGCAGCTCGGGATGCCGGGACCGGGGGAGTCGTGA
- a CDS encoding SMI1/KNR4 family protein: protein MSELARAWERIEAWYAAQDAADRLLPGATPEQITALEGFLGFALPAELSESLLRHDGSQEGGWPTGTLLGTAGIQSEADTWRDLLGRGVFAGNADHDASEGRDEIRRGWWAHGWIPLDADGAGNGAAIDTTPGPAGRAGQVIDMDHEVGPSGPQHPTLAAYLHALADRLDAGELVMDAGELTEAPGT, encoded by the coding sequence GTGAGCGAGCTCGCGCGCGCCTGGGAGCGCATCGAGGCGTGGTACGCCGCGCAGGACGCCGCCGACCGACTCCTTCCCGGCGCGACCCCGGAACAGATCACCGCGCTCGAAGGGTTCCTGGGATTCGCGCTGCCCGCCGAACTGAGCGAGTCCCTGCTGCGCCACGACGGCAGCCAGGAGGGCGGGTGGCCGACCGGCACGCTGCTCGGCACGGCGGGCATCCAGTCCGAGGCGGACACGTGGCGCGACCTGCTGGGCAGAGGGGTGTTCGCCGGGAACGCCGACCACGACGCCTCGGAGGGCCGCGACGAGATCCGGCGCGGCTGGTGGGCGCACGGCTGGATTCCCCTGGACGCCGACGGCGCGGGCAACGGCGCGGCCATCGACACCACTCCGGGTCCCGCCGGCCGGGCCGGGCAGGTCATCGACATGGACCACGAGGTCGGCCCCAGCGGCCCGCAGCACCCCACCCTGGCCGCGTACCTGCACGCCCTCGCCGACCGGCTGGACGCCGGTGAACTCGTCATGGACGCGGGCGAACTGACCGAAGCGCCCGGCACCTGA